The sequence below is a genomic window from Deinococcus misasensis DSM 22328.
CGTAAAATCTCCAAAACCATCAAACAGCATCAGCAAAACGCTGGATCCCTTTTAAGATCCAGCGTTTACAATGTTTTTGTATGTTTGACCCCTTCCCACCTTTGCAATTGATGCGACCTGTAGAAATCATTGATAAGCTTCGCTCAGATGCTTTTGAAGAATTGGACCGCTACTTCAATCAAGTGCAGCATTCTTATGAGCAAGATCAACTCTCTGAGGAAGATCTGAATTATGCTTTTGCAGGGTTTGATTCTGAAGCCCAGACCCTTGGTGAGAAGTTGGGAAGCTGGATCAACCAATCAGGGTCTTATGCAGCCCATGTGGCCCTGAGCAGGTGGTTTCTCGGGCAGGCCTGGCTTTACCGGGGTGGAAGCACCTTCAATGAGGTTTCCGATCGGGGCAGAAGGGGAATGCAATACCATCTGGAGCAGGCAGAGGGATGTGCCAGAGCCAGTTTGCACCTGACCCAGAAACCGCTGCTCAGTTTTCTGGTGCTTGCGGGTGTGCAGCACACCCATGGCAACCGTCTGTCCGTAGAAGACCTTCAGGCAGGCAGGTACGCTGACTGGTACCTTGAGGGCATTCGGATTGCCCCTGCGTCTTTGAAGCTCAGGCAGCGTTTGCTGGGAACTTTGCGAACCGAATGGGGCGGTTCAGACCAGCACATGCTGATGTACATCCGCTCTCAAGAGGGTGTTCTTTCTCAGGCAGACCATCAAAAACTCTGGGCCCAGTTCCATGAACAGATGGCCCACCATGCCTATTTTTTCCAGAAAAACCCTCAGCAAGCTCTGGAATACATTGAATATGCAGTTCAGTTGAATCCTGCCTTGCAGGACCAGAGGGCATTTTATCTGTACGGTCTGAACCGCAACACTGAAGCCACAGACATTTTGATGCAATTGCTGAAAAAGCACGATGGAGATGTTCGTTTTTTTGTGGCACAGTCAGCAACTGCTTCTTTGCTAAAAGAGCTTGAAGGTGGCCACCCAGATCAAGAATATGTTTATCGGTATTTGAAAATTCAAGCTCAAGATGGGGACCTTGAGGCAGTGGTGCAGGTGGGACAACTCTCGGAAAACCTGTCTTCATTGGAAGGTGCTGAATCCCCTGCTTATTGGTATGAAAAAGCTTTGAAAGAAGGCAAAAACAGGGCAGGTGCACTGTTGGTTTTTCATGTTTTGCGTGTTGGAGGGACCATCGAGCAGATGATGCAACATGTGTATCAAGGCGCAGAAGCCAGAAATGCATATTGTTGTGGAGTGCTTTACGAGAACTTTCCTCTGTATCAAAAGAACTTCAATCTGGACGAACGCAGCAAATACAAATACCTGTTGCGTGCAGCAGATGCTGGTGACAATGCGTCTCGAATGGAATTGGCGCGTTTGCTCAAAGCAGGCCGTGTGGAGTTGGGTGAAGATGGAGTTGTGCGTCCCATTCGTGGAAAGCCTACAGCAGACAGTCTGGAGTATGCCGAGCACTTGGAAGGCAGGGCTCTGGCTGAGGGCTACAAGACTTCCAAAGGTGAAAAGCGCAAAAAGTTTTTTGCTGGAGTACATCAAAAACAAAAAGCAGCAATCTTCATTCTGGGAGGCCTTCGCTACTGGTGGGTGCTGCTTTTGCTGCTCTGGGTGGTTTTGCGTGCCTGCAGTATTGCAACTGGCCCAGAAAATGGATGAAGTGCACTCTTCCGTGGTCAAGGAGGATCAAGACATCAGAGATGATCCTGACTTCCAGAGGAAGATGCAGAAATTCAACGAAGAGCTTGAACACCTCAAGCAAGAAAAGGCCAAACAGGGGCAATAGCGACAAAGGGCACCCGCATCCTGACTTTTGCGGTGTATTCTGCTTGGGATGAGCACCGAGATTTTCCCTGTCGAGAACATCCCCTTTGACCAGATGCCCAGCCCTTGCTTTGTGCTGGATGAATCCCGTCTGAAACACAACCTTGAAATCCTGAAGCGTGTTCAGGACGAGTCGGGTGCCCACATCATCTGTGCCCTCAAAGGCTACAGCATGTGGAGCACCTTCCCCATGGTCCGCCAGTACCTGTATGGGGCCACCGCCAGTTCCCTCAACGAGGCTTTGCTGGCCAAGCACGAAATGGGCAAAGAAGTCCACGTCTACGTTCCAGCCTACAGTGACGAGGAATTCCCAGAGATTCTGGACCTTGCAGACCACATCACCTTCAACACCTTCACCCAGTGGGAGCGCTTTAAAGACCGCGTGCAGGAGTACAAGGACCGCACCGGTCGCCACATTGGCTGTGCCATTCGCATCAACCCCGAGTACAGCGAGAACAAAGTGCCCCTGTACGATCCTTGCGTGCCTTTCTCCCGTCTGGGTGTGACCCGCAGCCATTTCAGAGAAGACCTTCTGGACGGCATTGATGGGTTGCATTTCCATACCCTGAGCGCGAAGAACAGTGACACTCTGGAACGCACCCTTGAGGTCATCGAAGAGAAATTCGGCGATTTGTTGCCCCAGATGAAGTGGATCAACTTTGGTGGAGGCCACCACATCACCAACAAAAATTACGATGTGGACCGCCTGATCCGCGTGGTCAAAGCCTTCCGCGAGAAGTGGAATGTGGATGTGATTCTGGAGCCCGGTGAAGCGGTGGGCTGGCAAACCGGATGGCTGGTTTCCAGTGTGCTGGACACTTTTAACAATGGGATGGACATGGCCATGCTGGATGTCAGTGTTTCAGCCCACATGCCAGATTGTCTGGAAATGCCTTACCGTCCGGACATCCGCAACGCAGATGAACCCGGCGAAAAAGCCTACACCTACCGTCTGGGAGGGGGCACCTGTCTGGCCGGAGACATCATCGGTGATTATTCATTCGATGCGCCGTTGCAGGTGGGTTCCAGAGTGGTCTTTGAGGACATGATCCACTACACCATGGTCAAAACCACCTTTTTCAATGGAGTGAAACACCCGAGCATTGGCATCTGGACGCTGGACGGACAGTTCAAACTGGTCAAGCATTTCAGCTATGAGGAGTTCAAAGCCAAACTGAGCTGAAGGTTGGGTGCCTCTGGACCCTCAATCACTGAGGGTCTTTTTTGTTGTATGGGAATGGCAAAAGCATCTCGTCTGTGCTCGGCTATGCTGGAAGGCATGAAGAAGCACATTGGATGGGCTGTTTTGATGGGTTCACTGGCTCTGGCCCAGGGCAGCATGGGTCAGACTTCACAGGCCAAAGGGCCGGTCAAAGTGGTGCTCAAAGCCATCAAAACCGAAAAGAATCCTGCCGGAACCGTCACCTTTTACGATGACACCAACACCACCGGCGTTTTGCACACGGTGGAACAGGTGATTTATCCTTTTTTCCCTCCGGTCAGAGGGATGCATTTTCCAGTCTGGGCCAACTGTGGCATCTACCTGAAAACCATCGATCCCCGTCTGGTGGTGCACAGCATGGAGCATGGTGCCCTGTGGGTCACCTACAAATCCACCACCACAGCAGCCCAATTGTCGTTCTTGCAAGGTCTGGTGAAGGCCAGTCCGGCCTACCGCATCATGTCCATGGAAAACAGGCAAACAGCCGATGTGGTTCTGACTGCCTGGGGTGTGCAACTGGTCGTCAACACATGGGATGAGAAGGCCATCAAAGCCTTTGCAGACCAGTACACCAATGGTTCCACCACACCAGAGCAGGGAGCCCCTTGTTCTGGTGGTCTGACCCCCTGAAGTCCAAAACCAAGCTGGGTTGATCAGTGAAATGGGAGGATTCGCTTGAATCCTCCTGTTTCAAAAAATTGCTTCCAGAGAGAAAGCTGCTTGTTCTGAGATCGAATGCTCCGGGAAACCCTTCAGTAACGGATTTTGCTCTGGCTTTCTTGCCAGGCTTTGAAGGATTTGAGGCCCTCCTCGCGTGCCTGCTGAATGATGGGCAGTTTGCGCTCTGAAATGGGGCGGGCAAACTCCTGATAGATGAACTCGTCATCGAAATCAATGGCGGCTGCGTCTGCCTGGGTGGCCCCGTAGTACACCTTGTCCAGTCTGGCCCAGTAAATGGCTCCCAGGCACATGGGGCAGGGCTCACAACTGGTGTAGATCTCGCAGCCCGAGAGGTCAAAGGTGCCCAGCACTTTTGCGGCTTCACGAATGGCGGTCACTTCGGCGTGTGCGGTGGGATCAGGGGTGGTGGTGACCAGATTCATGCCTCTGGCAATGATTTTGCCGTCTTTGACGATCACGGCACCAAAAGGGCCACCTTTGCCACTTTGCACGTTCTCCAGCGCAATTTGTCCAGCTTCCTGCATGAATTCACTCATGGTTTCCTCCATGAAACACCCCGAGATGAGGACCTCGCCCCCATCTGGTTGTGTGGGGTGCGCGTGGTTGGTCCTCTGGGCTCTCTGGTTATCCACGCTGAACAGCGAGCGATTTCATTGTAGCAAAGCTTGGGGCACAGGGTATTTGTAGGGGCGAGGCGTGCCTCGCCCTTGATGGAAGGGGACAGGCGGAGAACTTGGAGCAGAAGGTCAAAAAGCTTTGGCGTCAGCGTTCAGGGCTTAGCACGCTACGCCCCTACAAGTTCCCTTAATGATTTTTCAATGCGTATGGCACGATGCCTTCGGTTTCAGGTCTCTGATCAGCGTTCAGTCAACTCTGGCACCGGAAAGGGCAAAGTCCCCTCGTAAATCGAGCGGCCCACAATGGCCCCTTCAATCCCGAGTTCTTTCAGCAAGGCCACGTCCTGCACGTCACGAACGCCGCCACCCACGATCAGTTCACCTGTCCATGCTTTGCGAACCCGCACCATCAAGTCACGGTCCAGACCTTTCAGGGTTCCGTCTCTGGAAACATCCGTGAAGATCAGGGTTTGCAGGCCTCTGGAAGCCATGTCTTCGCAGAGGGATTCGATGGACAGTTCGCTCTGTGAAGCCCAGCCTGAGACGGCCACAAAGCCATCTTTGGCATCCAGACTGACCACCACACGCTCAGGACCATGGGCAGAGATCAATTGACTGACCAGATCCGGATTTTTGACGGCTGCTGTGCCAATCACCACCCTCTGGACCCCACCTTCAAGGAGGGCTTGAGCGCTTTCAAAGTTGCGGATTCCGCCCCCCACCTCCACAGGGACGTTCAGGTTGCGGGTGATTTCAAAGATGATGTTTTTGTTTTCGCCACGGCCTGTGGCTGCATCCAGATCCACCAGATGAACCAGCGTGGCCCCTTTTTCCACCCAGTGCAGGGCAGCGTCCAGAGGGCGTTCAAAATACACGGTTTCACGGTCAGGGTCGCCTTCATAAAGGCGCACGGCCCGACCTGATTGAATGTCCACACAGGGAATGACAAGACTCACCCCATCAGTATAAAGACTGAATGCTGTTTCAAAGTGCTTTGTGTAGAGCACCTCCATGAGGCACAATGAGGAGAATTTATGAAGTTGTTTGCGGCTCTCAGTTTGGTGGTCAGCACCATCGTCACATGGGTTTTGATGTTGACCTATCGCCCAACCCCTGTGTTGTCTCAGGCCACCCTTTTTTCATTTGAGGGCATCCAGCAGCCACTTGATCCGCAGGAGGCCCAGTTGGTAAAAGCCATGCAAGACCATGGCATCCAGCTCGATGCTTTGGTATTTACAGGCACCCACCAGCACGTCTACCTCAATGTTCCAGAGTTGGGAAAACTGGAATGGCTGCAAAATGAAAATGCAGACCAGCGCAACCAGATGGCCGCCCGCCGTTTGCGCTCTTTGATGCAGGTGGTCTGGAAGTTGGCACAACATCAGTTGCCTGAGGAAGGGGTCAATGTCAACCAGATTCAATCTCTGGGTCTGTTGCTTCCCCGGAGCAACAGACCCGTTGAAATCAGCAATTCACTTGAAAAGTGGGGGTTGTAGATGCAGAGAAACACCATTCTGGCTTTGTGTGGCGTGCTTTTGATTCTGGCTTTTGGCATGCAGCGGATGACCGTGCAATTGTCTTCATCGGTTCCAAAGGTCAGTCAAACGGTTTTGAAAGACATGAAATCACAATTGGTGCAGCATTTTGGGGCCAGAGCAGTGAAAGTTCGTACCCCACAGAAAACAGTGGTGGTGCAGTTGGAAGAACCACAAGCCGTTCCTTCACCTGCAGATCTGGACTGGTTCAAATCGTGGCTCTTGCAAAAGCAAGAGCTGCAGTCCTATGAAAAATTTGAACTTCACTATGACCTTGGTGGCAACAAAGGCAACCTGAGTGGAACATTAAGACCTTAGTTTTTTGGTGTTTCAC
It includes:
- the nspC gene encoding carboxynorspermidine decarboxylase, producing the protein MSTEIFPVENIPFDQMPSPCFVLDESRLKHNLEILKRVQDESGAHIICALKGYSMWSTFPMVRQYLYGATASSLNEALLAKHEMGKEVHVYVPAYSDEEFPEILDLADHITFNTFTQWERFKDRVQEYKDRTGRHIGCAIRINPEYSENKVPLYDPCVPFSRLGVTRSHFREDLLDGIDGLHFHTLSAKNSDTLERTLEVIEEKFGDLLPQMKWINFGGGHHITNKNYDVDRLIRVVKAFREKWNVDVILEPGEAVGWQTGWLVSSVLDTFNNGMDMAMLDVSVSAHMPDCLEMPYRPDIRNADEPGEKAYTYRLGGGTCLAGDIIGDYSFDAPLQVGSRVVFEDMIHYTMVKTTFFNGVKHPSIGIWTLDGQFKLVKHFSYEEFKAKLS
- a CDS encoding DUF3105 domain-containing protein, with product MKKHIGWAVLMGSLALAQGSMGQTSQAKGPVKVVLKAIKTEKNPAGTVTFYDDTNTTGVLHTVEQVIYPFFPPVRGMHFPVWANCGIYLKTIDPRLVVHSMEHGALWVTYKSTTTAAQLSFLQGLVKASPAYRIMSMENRQTADVVLTAWGVQLVVNTWDEKAIKAFADQYTNGSTTPEQGAPCSGGLTP
- a CDS encoding nucleoside deaminase, translating into MSEFMQEAGQIALENVQSGKGGPFGAVIVKDGKIIARGMNLVTTTPDPTAHAEVTAIREAAKVLGTFDLSGCEIYTSCEPCPMCLGAIYWARLDKVYYGATQADAAAIDFDDEFIYQEFARPISERKLPIIQQAREEGLKSFKAWQESQSKIRY
- the hisA gene encoding 1-(5-phosphoribosyl)-5-[(5-phosphoribosylamino)methylideneamino]imidazole-4-carboxamide isomerase, which gives rise to MSLVIPCVDIQSGRAVRLYEGDPDRETVYFERPLDAALHWVEKGATLVHLVDLDAATGRGENKNIIFEITRNLNVPVEVGGGIRNFESAQALLEGGVQRVVIGTAAVKNPDLVSQLISAHGPERVVVSLDAKDGFVAVSGWASQSELSIESLCEDMASRGLQTLIFTDVSRDGTLKGLDRDLMVRVRKAWTGELIVGGGVRDVQDVALLKELGIEGAIVGRSIYEGTLPFPVPELTER